One genomic region from Melioribacteraceae bacterium encodes:
- a CDS encoding glycoside hydrolase family 3 C-terminal domain-containing protein, which produces MKKIILLLIILYSPVFSQTTYIFPFRNPELSIDERIEDLSKRLTLQEKISQLVYNAPAIERLGIPKYNWWNEALHGVARNGLATVFPQAIGLAATWNNELIRKSADVISDEARAKYNYAISKNQRGIYQGLTFWSPNINIFRDPRWGRGQESYGEDPYLTGQIAVSFINGLQGNDKKYLKLVATSKHFAVHSGPEPDRHSFNAEVSEYDLRETYLPAFKKTIDEANVQSLMCAYNSLRGDACCSNDPLLNKILREEWKFDGYVVSDCWAIQDIWQFHKQAADAVEASANSVKAGTDLNCGVSFKHLFEAYQKKLVGEEEINSAFKRIYKARFKLGMFDPPQMVPYSNIDIKIVDSKKHKEVALQTSRESIVLLKNENNLLPLNKEIKSIAVIGPNADDVEVLLGNYNGFPSDPVTPLKGIRKKVSAATKIYYETGCDIAEGMPNSSVIPARFLFTGEDKKENGLKAQVFNNSGFLGKPVKEVIDRNIDFHWLHNPPYPGIEQNNFSVRWSGYLVPPATGEYRIGGWGFSGLHIYFEDSLIVKYDGEHHPIKRFGIVNLQEGKSYKIRIDYYSSSRYSMVQLLWSLPDPGREMRAIELAKKSEAVIMCMGISPRLEGEELEVKIPGFQGGDRTTLDLPETQQRLIKKIKELGKPVVLVLLNGSALSINWETENIPAIVEAWYGGQAAGDAVADVLFGDYNPSGKLPVTFYKSAGQLPDFRNYDMKGRTYRYFDGDVLYPFGYGLSYTTFEYSNLRLDKEKININETAKLYVEIKNTGRFSGAEVVQMYIEGKGIKRNDAIKTLKGFKKIFLSKGETKTVIFEITPRSLEKFVEGRGFVIDSGIYKLLIGSSSRDSDLKSVELKVE; this is translated from the coding sequence ATGAAAAAAATAATTTTACTTCTGATAATTCTTTATTCACCGGTTTTCTCTCAGACCACTTACATTTTTCCGTTCCGCAATCCTGAATTATCAATCGACGAGCGGATTGAAGACCTCTCAAAGCGGTTGACACTTCAGGAAAAAATTTCCCAGCTGGTTTATAACGCACCGGCAATTGAGCGGCTCGGTATTCCTAAGTATAACTGGTGGAACGAGGCTCTTCACGGCGTGGCGCGTAACGGACTTGCTACGGTTTTCCCTCAGGCAATTGGACTTGCCGCTACATGGAATAATGAATTAATCCGAAAGTCGGCTGATGTCATTTCGGATGAAGCCCGCGCCAAGTATAATTATGCAATTTCGAAAAACCAGAGGGGAATTTATCAGGGACTGACGTTCTGGTCTCCGAACATTAACATTTTCCGGGATCCGAGATGGGGAAGAGGACAGGAGAGCTATGGTGAAGACCCGTATCTAACCGGTCAAATTGCTGTAAGTTTTATAAATGGATTGCAGGGTAATGATAAGAAGTATTTGAAACTTGTTGCGACATCAAAACATTTTGCGGTCCATAGCGGTCCCGAACCGGACCGTCATTCTTTCAACGCCGAAGTAAGTGAATATGACCTGAGAGAAACTTATCTCCCGGCATTTAAAAAAACAATTGATGAAGCAAACGTTCAGTCTTTAATGTGCGCTTATAATAGTCTGAGAGGAGACGCCTGCTGCAGCAACGATCCGCTTCTAAATAAAATATTGAGAGAGGAGTGGAAATTTGACGGATATGTTGTATCCGATTGCTGGGCGATTCAGGATATCTGGCAATTCCATAAACAGGCGGCCGATGCAGTCGAAGCATCTGCTAATTCGGTAAAAGCAGGAACGGACCTTAACTGCGGAGTATCGTTTAAACATCTTTTTGAAGCCTACCAGAAAAAACTTGTCGGTGAGGAGGAGATCAATTCAGCATTTAAACGGATCTACAAAGCACGGTTCAAACTTGGAATGTTCGATCCCCCCCAAATGGTTCCCTATTCAAACATAGATATCAAAATAGTCGACTCAAAAAAACATAAGGAGGTCGCGCTTCAAACATCCAGGGAATCGATTGTCCTGCTTAAAAATGAAAACAACCTTCTTCCATTAAACAAAGAAATAAAAAGTATTGCCGTAATCGGTCCAAATGCCGATGATGTGGAAGTCCTTCTCGGAAATTACAACGGTTTTCCATCTGATCCGGTTACTCCGCTGAAAGGAATAAGGAAGAAAGTTTCCGCAGCTACGAAAATTTATTACGAAACCGGCTGCGATATTGCTGAAGGAATGCCGAATTCATCAGTAATACCGGCCCGGTTTTTATTTACAGGTGAAGACAAAAAAGAGAATGGGTTGAAAGCTCAAGTTTTCAACAATTCCGGATTTCTGGGTAAACCCGTAAAAGAAGTGATCGATAGAAATATCGATTTTCACTGGTTGCATAACCCACCGTACCCCGGAATTGAACAGAATAATTTTTCCGTAAGGTGGAGCGGATATCTAGTCCCTCCGGCAACGGGTGAATATAGAATAGGCGGATGGGGATTTAGCGGACTCCACATTTATTTCGAAGATTCGCTCATTGTCAAATACGACGGGGAACATCATCCTATAAAGCGATTCGGTATTGTAAACCTTCAGGAGGGGAAAAGTTATAAGATCAGGATCGATTACTATTCCTCATCCCGCTATTCAATGGTTCAGCTCCTCTGGTCCCTTCCGGATCCCGGACGGGAAATGCGGGCAATAGAGTTGGCAAAGAAATCCGAAGCTGTTATAATGTGTATGGGAATTTCACCCCGTCTTGAAGGTGAGGAACTCGAAGTTAAAATTCCGGGATTCCAGGGCGGGGATAGAACTACACTCGACCTGCCGGAAACCCAGCAGAGGTTAATAAAGAAAATTAAAGAGCTTGGCAAGCCGGTTGTACTAGTGCTCTTAAATGGAAGTGCTCTTTCAATCAATTGGGAGACTGAAAATATTCCAGCAATTGTTGAGGCGTGGTATGGAGGTCAGGCTGCGGGAGATGCTGTTGCCGATGTTCTGTTCGGGGATTACAATCCTTCAGGTAAATTGCCCGTCACATTCTATAAATCTGCCGGTCAACTTCCGGATTTCAGAAATTATGATATGAAGGGAAGGACTTATAGATATTTTGACGGCGATGTGCTGTATCCTTTTGGATATGGCCTAAGCTATACAACATTTGAATACTCAAATTTGAGATTGGATAAAGAAAAGATAAATATTAATGAAACAGCAAAACTTTATGTAGAAATTAAAAATACCGGAAGATTTAGCGGAGCCGAAGTTGTACAAATGTATATAGAAGGGAAAGGAATTAAACGGAATGATGCAATAAAAACTCTAAAAGGATTCAAAAAAATATTTCTTTCAAAAGGGGAAACTAAAACTGTAATTTTTGAAATCACTCCCCGGTCGCTTGAAAAATTTGTTGAAGGAAGGGGATTTGTAATTGATTCAGGAATTTATAAATTATTGATAGGCTCATCTTCCCGGGATTCCGATCTAAAATCAGTTGAGTTAAAAGTTGAATAA
- a CDS encoding M24 family metallopeptidase, whose product MNFKKVALIFFAGLFLFSCTKPVPEKSEQKKMELKTARDFNYKMEIEEKLLRVNTFLNENKLDGILLTQVRNVYWITAGLSNNQIVLNKDVGAASLLITKDGGKYLLCNGAEAQRMMDEALKELGYNLIKYNWYETNPVKDVRGDLIKQFGKIGSDTDYPGTVNIADKFKPLRYSMNGYELVRYSYVARQSTDAVAEVCKKIKPGMNEFEIETITANALRDRQILPTVLLTSVDERIYNYRHALPGGAVLQKYAMINICAEKWGMPIAVTRFVHFGPLPEELKTKLEKTAVVNAHYQELTRPGVPASEIFEKMKEWYASVGYENEWMLHHQGGAIGYDDREWVIYPGIKEVVLENQAFAWNPTITGAKVEETIIVNSNGFEVVTTSSNWPMIIVNLNGKKYPQPSILIRDNESYGLVQTKDYEIDVK is encoded by the coding sequence ATGAATTTTAAAAAAGTAGCACTAATATTCTTTGCCGGATTATTTCTCTTTTCCTGTACCAAGCCGGTTCCGGAAAAATCCGAACAGAAAAAAATGGAATTGAAAACTGCCCGAGACTTCAATTATAAAATGGAGATTGAAGAAAAACTTCTACGGGTTAATACTTTTCTTAACGAGAACAAACTCGACGGCATTCTGCTTACGCAGGTCCGCAATGTTTACTGGATAACGGCAGGACTTTCAAATAATCAGATAGTATTAAATAAGGATGTCGGCGCCGCCTCGTTGCTTATAACGAAAGACGGGGGTAAATACCTTCTCTGCAACGGAGCGGAAGCGCAGCGTATGATGGACGAAGCACTTAAGGAACTTGGTTATAATCTGATAAAATATAACTGGTACGAAACAAATCCTGTTAAAGATGTTCGCGGTGACCTGATTAAACAATTCGGAAAAATAGGAAGCGACACAGACTATCCCGGTACCGTTAACATTGCGGATAAATTCAAACCCCTCCGCTATTCTATGAACGGTTACGAACTGGTCAGATATTCTTATGTCGCACGCCAATCAACCGATGCTGTAGCCGAAGTCTGCAAGAAAATAAAACCCGGCATGAACGAATTCGAAATTGAAACCATTACTGCTAACGCTTTAAGAGACAGACAGATTCTACCAACGGTTCTTCTCACTTCCGTTGACGAAAGGATCTATAATTACAGACATGCCCTACCCGGGGGTGCGGTGCTTCAAAAATATGCGATGATTAATATCTGTGCCGAGAAATGGGGAATGCCGATTGCGGTTACCAGATTTGTTCATTTTGGCCCGCTCCCGGAGGAACTTAAAACTAAACTTGAAAAAACGGCTGTTGTTAACGCACATTATCAGGAGTTGACCCGACCCGGTGTTCCTGCTTCGGAAATATTTGAGAAGATGAAAGAGTGGTATGCTTCAGTTGGATATGAAAATGAATGGATGCTTCATCACCAGGGCGGTGCAATCGGTTACGACGACCGCGAATGGGTGATTTATCCCGGAATAAAGGAAGTTGTTCTGGAGAACCAGGCATTTGCATGGAATCCGACTATTACCGGAGCCAAAGTTGAAGAGACAATTATTGTAAACAGTAACGGCTTTGAGGTAGTTACAACATCTTCAAACTGGCCTATGATTATTGTAAACCTGAACGGTAAAAAATATCCGCAGCCGTCAATACTGATTAGAGACAACGAAAGCTACGGATTAGTGCAGACGAAAGATTATGAAATTGATGTTAAATAG
- a CDS encoding GH116 family glycosyl hydrolase — protein sequence MRILKLTAAFFTLLTLTLSAQTPRFELKKNDLILTRAAQPHQYMDKIGSKAALMGFENGSFEMWIWPWKVLRNFDLQFFVGTTTQPIQSKDIVREISVTPEATTITFVYESFTVKEIIFIPHDKPGAVILLDVYTTTPLTIVPGFMPVMQPQWPAGIGGQYSYWDSNMKAYIISESQRRGIFLCGSPLAEQMAAPPAHMFADNPIQFKFTVEPNKSNENYYPIVIAGMHNQPRDSVFALYKDLTQNVEKYYVGTYNRYKQLRGSTIQVTTPDKKLNLAFEFGKVALSNLMVENPVLGKGLVAGYGLSGGGGRPGFAWYFGGDAFINSLAINSYGDYTTVKDALMFTQKWQRQDNFPIRKKSKDEKNTEIGKMAHELSQSDGLIDWWNDYHYGYNHADTTPWYLVAMGDYFRKTGDIDFIKKSWKSIVQAYKWCITKDSNGDGLMDLKGAGLGVLEFGALVRINNDMYTQGLWTQGIKEINLMAKLVGDKDIEKSSADLLPRAISALEKLFWLEDLGYYSFGASDDGNQVRDKNIFPTSIMFFDLLDESRSSRSIKNFNESDLITDWGVRNLSNKSSLYEPTNYNYGTVWGFNSIFANASQYKYHYNLSAYSLLMNTIQHAFDYGLGIFPEVFSGDINTKLGEAYHNQGFCTSGYIFPMMTGLLGLNVNAIDNKLTFAPKLPMQWESLDIKNIKVGKSNLNLSNKLKNGEWKLIIDRTGDGEINFEFRPDLFVGSEIKSVTIDGIPVEFKSVQELPAVQLSADFKIKGKNEIVVKYKPSVEIYLLPQTTPIGATNEGLKVISQKFLDGMLFIEVEGLPGREYLLGIINEDLVESIEGAVENHGKLLILMPGTGKNFVKHQLAIKIK from the coding sequence ATGAGAATTCTAAAACTAACTGCTGCCTTTTTTACATTACTTACATTAACTCTTTCGGCTCAAACTCCCAGATTTGAATTAAAGAAAAACGATCTAATTCTCACCCGGGCTGCTCAACCACATCAGTATATGGATAAGATTGGATCCAAAGCGGCTCTTATGGGTTTTGAAAACGGATCTTTCGAAATGTGGATCTGGCCCTGGAAAGTCCTTCGCAATTTTGATCTGCAGTTCTTTGTCGGAACTACTACACAGCCGATTCAATCAAAAGATATTGTCCGTGAAATTTCAGTTACTCCCGAAGCTACTACAATTACTTTTGTATATGAATCTTTCACGGTAAAAGAGATTATTTTTATTCCTCACGACAAACCGGGAGCGGTTATTTTACTGGACGTTTACACAACCACACCACTTACAATCGTACCCGGATTCATGCCTGTTATGCAGCCGCAGTGGCCCGCCGGAATCGGCGGTCAGTACAGTTACTGGGACAGCAACATGAAAGCCTATATCATTTCCGAATCCCAGAGGCGCGGAATATTTTTATGCGGATCGCCATTAGCAGAACAGATGGCCGCGCCGCCGGCTCATATGTTTGCCGATAATCCTATTCAATTCAAATTTACCGTTGAGCCGAATAAATCCAACGAGAACTATTATCCGATTGTAATTGCTGGAATGCACAACCAGCCGCGAGATTCAGTCTTTGCACTTTATAAGGATCTTACGCAAAATGTAGAAAAGTATTACGTAGGTACTTATAACCGCTATAAACAATTACGTGGATCTACAATTCAGGTAACTACACCGGATAAAAAACTGAATCTGGCATTCGAATTCGGAAAAGTTGCGTTAAGTAATTTAATGGTTGAAAATCCGGTTCTCGGGAAAGGATTGGTTGCCGGTTACGGATTGAGCGGGGGTGGCGGGCGTCCCGGTTTTGCATGGTACTTCGGCGGCGATGCGTTTATAAATTCTCTGGCTATTAATAGTTATGGCGACTACACAACTGTTAAAGATGCCCTTATGTTTACACAGAAGTGGCAGCGGCAGGATAACTTCCCGATCAGAAAAAAATCGAAGGATGAAAAAAATACCGAAATCGGAAAGATGGCTCACGAACTCTCTCAAAGCGACGGTCTGATTGACTGGTGGAACGATTATCACTACGGATATAATCACGCCGATACTACTCCCTGGTATCTTGTCGCAATGGGAGATTATTTTAGAAAAACCGGAGATATTGACTTCATCAAAAAAAGCTGGAAGTCGATTGTTCAGGCTTACAAATGGTGCATTACAAAAGACAGCAACGGCGACGGATTGATGGATCTTAAAGGTGCCGGATTAGGAGTGCTCGAATTCGGAGCGCTCGTAAGAATTAATAATGATATGTATACCCAGGGATTATGGACTCAGGGAATAAAAGAGATTAATCTGATGGCAAAACTGGTCGGCGATAAAGATATTGAAAAGTCCTCCGCCGATCTTCTTCCGCGCGCGATCTCGGCACTTGAAAAATTATTCTGGTTGGAGGATTTAGGATATTACAGCTTCGGTGCCAGCGACGACGGCAATCAGGTGCGCGATAAAAATATTTTTCCTACATCCATAATGTTCTTTGACCTTCTCGATGAATCCCGCTCTTCCAGATCGATAAAGAATTTCAACGAAAGCGATTTGATAACTGATTGGGGTGTACGCAACCTGTCGAATAAATCGAGTCTTTATGAGCCGACAAACTATAATTACGGAACTGTCTGGGGTTTCAATTCAATTTTTGCGAATGCGAGTCAGTATAAGTACCATTATAACCTCTCTGCATACTCGCTTCTTATGAATACAATTCAGCATGCTTTCGATTACGGACTCGGGATTTTTCCTGAAGTTTTCTCCGGTGATATAAACACAAAACTCGGAGAGGCATATCATAACCAGGGCTTTTGTACAAGCGGTTATATCTTCCCGATGATGACCGGCTTGCTCGGCCTGAATGTAAATGCAATTGATAATAAACTCACTTTCGCACCTAAACTTCCAATGCAATGGGAATCTCTCGATATTAAAAATATCAAAGTCGGGAAATCGAATTTGAATCTCTCAAATAAATTGAAAAACGGCGAATGGAAACTGATTATAGATAGAACTGGCGATGGTGAAATCAATTTTGAATTCAGACCTGATCTTTTTGTCGGATCGGAAATTAAGTCGGTTACAATCGACGGTATCCCGGTAGAATTTAAATCTGTACAGGAGCTTCCGGCTGTACAACTAAGCGCGGATTTTAAGATCAAAGGGAAAAATGAAATTGTTGTTAAATATAAACCTTCGGTCGAAATCTATCTTCTTCCGCAAACCACTCCGATCGGGGCGACAAACGAAGGTTTGAAAGTGATATCTCAGAAATTTCTGGATGGAATGCTTTTCATTGAAGTAGAGGGCTTGCCCGGCAGAGAATATCTGCTCGGTATTATAAATGAGGATCTTGTGGAATCAATTGAAGGAGCGGTGGAAAACCACGGTAAATTACTAATTTTAATGCCGGGTACTGGCAAAAACTTTGTTAAGCATCAGCTGGCGATAAAAATTAAGTAA
- a CDS encoding trehalase family glycosidase, giving the protein MRSVIIFMLFSISTFAQFLSVKDEYLKFNAGQNDPLYTTYTAAMERSRLYGDKGYKMDYYSDCSPITYSGDQAGRFYCIWKVDQVVVMNTGEYFKKPVVTSSFPDMAIIEHSPFRGIKVQETFFVYSSSIALVNLQIKNEDAIPHNIELYPVLELGNDSLLIKNYDEKNNAYITNHYESKYRLVSSLYKNAPYPTDTRDYFTAGFTPYSYGGYNGGMEQFYITIKTDFYAKNRNDSLNNKEEGYVNFVSLHGKFSLKPGEEINVRYFRGWQDRNEDLKPLLEQIDRLKTDSLQKYVDDNVKLFSGIPKINFVSEDEKLVYLSSFNLARGSFYPPAEKTNHNFYVFSRQPLWGWGHGHQVLHESLSMLAYAHLDPQSAQGSQYVYMEQQHEDGLIAYRHGPRGLQDYPHYSKVLGRDMSTTSAPFFSWINWEIFNVSKDKKFLEDAYRSGVKYTNWLIENRDLDKDGTFEWGPYGIIENVRDWYNAVFQVSAERYLDVDKEDISDELECLDLTLMVVKEMRSLSEIAKELGEQNESAEWKKRADKISNLINDRMWDDEMEFYFSINKEDHSFKYLTRDLRREEIIGFLPLWAEAAPADRAEKLIKKLLDPSKFWRKYGIPTLAADDEWYTPYVDYCCKWNGPVWLLWNYMVLDGLKKYGYYEIAGELADKMMLAVTTQLKKNHNFWESYSPDNEVLNSPPNYIWDSIMARVLIEKYNFKQ; this is encoded by the coding sequence ATGCGTTCAGTAATTATATTCATGCTTTTTTCAATAAGTACTTTCGCTCAATTTCTTTCAGTAAAAGATGAATATCTTAAATTCAATGCCGGGCAAAACGATCCGCTCTATACAACCTATACTGCTGCTATGGAACGTTCCAGATTGTATGGTGATAAAGGTTATAAGATGGATTATTATTCCGATTGCTCTCCAATAACATATTCTGGGGATCAGGCCGGCAGGTTTTATTGCATTTGGAAAGTGGATCAGGTTGTTGTGATGAATACCGGCGAGTATTTTAAGAAACCGGTTGTTACATCATCCTTCCCGGATATGGCCATAATCGAACATTCTCCTTTCAGGGGAATTAAAGTTCAGGAGACATTCTTCGTTTACAGCTCTTCAATTGCTCTTGTAAATCTTCAGATTAAAAATGAAGATGCGATTCCCCACAATATTGAATTATATCCCGTTCTTGAACTCGGCAACGATTCTTTGTTAATAAAAAATTATGATGAAAAAAATAACGCGTACATTACAAATCATTATGAATCGAAATACAGACTTGTAAGTTCCCTCTATAAAAACGCTCCGTACCCTACCGATACACGCGATTATTTTACCGCCGGATTTACTCCTTATTCATATGGCGGTTATAATGGAGGAATGGAACAGTTTTATATTACAATTAAAACCGATTTTTATGCGAAGAACAGAAATGATTCCCTCAATAATAAAGAGGAGGGATATGTTAATTTTGTTTCGCTTCACGGAAAATTTTCACTTAAACCCGGCGAAGAAATTAATGTCCGCTATTTCCGCGGCTGGCAGGACCGGAACGAGGATCTTAAACCTCTTTTAGAGCAAATTGATCGGCTAAAAACTGATTCACTGCAGAAATATGTTGATGATAACGTTAAACTCTTTTCGGGAATTCCAAAAATAAATTTTGTCAGCGAAGACGAGAAACTTGTCTATCTTAGCTCTTTTAATCTTGCAAGAGGTTCTTTCTATCCACCGGCCGAAAAGACTAACCATAATTTCTATGTCTTCTCGCGTCAGCCTCTATGGGGATGGGGACACGGTCATCAGGTCCTTCACGAATCTTTAAGTATGCTTGCTTATGCTCATCTCGACCCTCAATCGGCACAAGGTTCTCAATATGTATATATGGAGCAGCAGCACGAAGACGGTTTAATTGCTTACCGTCACGGACCGCGCGGACTTCAGGATTATCCTCATTACAGCAAAGTTCTCGGCAGGGATATGTCAACCACTTCGGCACCTTTCTTCAGCTGGATCAATTGGGAAATTTTTAATGTAAGTAAGGATAAAAAATTTCTTGAGGACGCCTACCGGAGCGGTGTAAAGTATACAAACTGGTTAATAGAGAACCGCGATCTCGATAAGGACGGGACGTTTGAATGGGGACCCTACGGTATAATTGAAAATGTGCGTGACTGGTATAATGCAGTATTTCAGGTTAGTGCGGAACGGTACCTCGATGTTGACAAAGAGGATATCTCCGATGAACTGGAATGCCTCGACCTTACATTAATGGTTGTAAAAGAGATGCGTTCGCTCTCGGAAATCGCAAAAGAACTCGGTGAACAGAATGAATCTGCTGAGTGGAAAAAAAGGGCGGATAAAATTTCGAATTTGATAAATGATAGGATGTGGGACGATGAAATGGAATTCTATTTCTCTATTAATAAAGAGGATCATTCATTCAAGTATCTTACAAGAGATTTGAGACGCGAAGAAATTATCGGATTCCTTCCACTGTGGGCTGAAGCTGCGCCCGCGGATCGGGCCGAAAAATTGATTAAAAAATTACTGGATCCTTCAAAATTCTGGCGTAAGTATGGAATTCCAACTCTTGCAGCCGATGACGAATGGTATACACCCTATGTCGATTACTGCTGCAAGTGGAACGGTCCAGTCTGGCTCCTTTGGAATTATATGGTGCTTGACGGACTGAAAAAGTATGGGTATTATGAGATAGCCGGAGAGCTGGCGGATAAAATGATGCTTGCCGTTACAACGCAGCTAAAAAAGAATCACAACTTCTGGGAATCCTATAGTCCCGATAACGAAGTACTCAACTCTCCGCCTAACTATATCTGGGATTCTATAATGGCGCGGGTGTTGATTGAAAAATATAATTTTAAGCAATAG
- a CDS encoding MBL fold metallo-hydrolase, with protein sequence MRTVLVLAFLTPLILSIILKAQSNPNSVTILFDNYVSNPDSKSGWGFSCIVDFKGNKVLFDAGGDEIVFASNVTALDVDISDINCVVFSHEHGDHTAALNYILNVKENLKVYVPASFSTEFENRVKEKSGELIRVKSSLELCKGIYLTGEMGDEIKEQSMILDTEKGLIIITGCSHPGIVSIINKAKVILDKEIYMVIGGFHLGQYSSSAIKEIIEQFNKLGVKKCGATHCTGETQIQMFREAFGSNFIELGTGKKIEL encoded by the coding sequence ATGAGAACAGTTTTAGTGCTGGCATTTCTGACACCTTTAATACTTTCGATTATATTAAAAGCTCAGAGCAATCCGAACAGCGTCACAATATTATTCGACAACTACGTTTCCAATCCTGATTCCAAAAGCGGCTGGGGATTTTCCTGCATTGTTGATTTCAAAGGCAATAAAGTTCTTTTTGATGCAGGGGGAGATGAAATTGTTTTTGCCTCTAACGTAACTGCACTGGATGTTGATATAAGTGATATTAATTGTGTTGTCTTCTCCCACGAGCACGGCGATCATACTGCTGCATTAAATTATATTCTGAATGTTAAAGAAAACCTTAAAGTTTATGTGCCGGCCTCTTTCTCAACGGAATTTGAAAATCGGGTAAAAGAAAAAAGCGGCGAGTTAATTCGTGTTAAATCTTCACTTGAATTATGCAAAGGGATCTATTTAACCGGCGAGATGGGTGATGAGATTAAGGAACAATCAATGATACTCGATACCGAAAAGGGACTTATAATAATTACCGGTTGTTCGCATCCGGGGATTGTAAGTATTATTAATAAAGCCAAGGTGATTCTGGATAAAGAAATTTATATGGTAATCGGCGGATTTCATCTCGGCCAGTACTCTTCATCTGCGATTAAGGAAATCATCGAACAGTTTAATAAGCTTGGAGTAAAAAAATGCGGAGCTACACATTGTACTGGCGAGACACAGATCCAGATGTTTAGGGAAGCATTCGGCAGCAATTTTATTGAACTGGGAACAGGGAAAAAAATAGAACTATAA
- a CDS encoding nuclear transport factor 2 family protein, translating into MKIFLVLTIMLLCSCQNIEKHEQLEKEVIDAIYKHIGWAIPDKKKDVVLKSIVPDTTFFIFNPDSAGTISGYSNFEKLVDNFFMNPRFKSIDFTIKNLRVNISESRTVAWFSCLLDDYGQWDGKPANWINVRWTGVLEKRNNEWLISQMHFSYSK; encoded by the coding sequence ATGAAAATATTTTTAGTACTTACAATTATGCTTCTCTGCTCATGCCAGAACATTGAGAAACATGAACAGCTAGAAAAAGAGGTGATTGATGCAATTTATAAACACATAGGATGGGCTATCCCCGACAAGAAAAAAGATGTGGTACTTAAATCGATTGTTCCGGATACAACATTTTTTATTTTTAATCCGGATTCAGCAGGCACCATTTCAGGTTACAGTAATTTTGAAAAGCTGGTCGATAATTTTTTTATGAACCCTCGATTCAAGTCGATTGATTTTACAATAAAAAATTTACGTGTCAATATCTCCGAAAGCCGAACTGTGGCCTGGTTTTCCTGCCTGCTTGATGATTACGGGCAGTGGGACGGGAAACCGGCAAACTGGATAAATGTACGATGGACGGGTGTACTGGAAAAAAGAAATAACGAATGGTTGATATCCCAGATGCACTTTTCTTATTCTAAGTAA